A window from Limisphaera ngatamarikiensis encodes these proteins:
- a CDS encoding sodium:solute symporter — protein sequence MHWIDWIVIALYFVLIAWIAWWYGRHQRDTTDYFLAGRNAGWVVIGASIFTSNIGSEHIVGLAGQGASTGMAMAHWELHAWCLIVLAGLFVPFYYKSRVATIPEFLEKRFSPRTRWILSCVSLVAYVFTKVSVTVYAGAVVFQALLPDTFGSPQNAFWVGAFSTVIITGIYTVFGGMRAIMNTATPQAVIILFGSFVITAIGLSKLGGWDELVATCKTNADQFALWRPLSDPDFPWLGVVIASPIIGLWYWCTDQYIVQRVLSAKDLPTARRGALFGGVLKLWPVLIFLIPGMIGWALHQKGIIQLPPKIVNGEVVAPIDGDQVFPSLVRLLLPPGIRGLIVACLLAALMSSLASLFNSSASLFTVDIYEKIRPGQSEQHLLMVGRIATATVVILGIIWIPVMAKVSGGGLYQYLQSVQGYLAPPITAVFFLGLFWKRLNSVGATWALATGFVLGMLKLTIQVFFGKEKQFQEPAWLAAIGDFNFLYATGVLFAISAIVMVVASLLTPPPPEEKVRGLTYGSIHQEAAEEIRKSWDAGNIFMALFILVCVLGMYLYFSFWLS from the coding sequence ATGCATTGGATCGACTGGATCGTCATTGCGCTGTACTTCGTGTTGATTGCGTGGATTGCGTGGTGGTACGGGCGACACCAGCGGGATACGACGGATTACTTTCTGGCGGGTCGGAATGCCGGTTGGGTGGTGATCGGCGCGTCGATTTTCACGTCGAACATCGGGTCGGAGCATATTGTGGGGTTGGCGGGGCAGGGTGCGTCCACCGGCATGGCCATGGCGCATTGGGAATTGCACGCGTGGTGTTTGATCGTGTTGGCGGGGTTGTTTGTGCCCTTCTACTACAAGTCGCGGGTGGCCACGATTCCGGAGTTTTTGGAGAAGCGGTTCAGTCCGCGGACCCGCTGGATTCTGTCGTGTGTGTCGCTGGTGGCCTATGTATTCACCAAGGTGAGCGTGACGGTGTATGCGGGGGCGGTGGTGTTTCAGGCGTTGTTGCCGGACACGTTTGGCAGTCCGCAGAACGCTTTCTGGGTGGGGGCGTTCAGCACGGTCATCATCACCGGGATTTACACCGTGTTTGGGGGGATGCGGGCGATCATGAACACGGCCACGCCGCAGGCGGTGATCATTTTGTTCGGTTCGTTTGTCATTACGGCCATCGGGCTGAGCAAGCTGGGTGGGTGGGATGAGCTGGTGGCCACGTGCAAGACCAATGCCGACCAGTTTGCCCTGTGGCGGCCGTTGAGCGATCCGGATTTCCCCTGGCTTGGCGTGGTGATTGCCTCGCCCATCATCGGGTTGTGGTACTGGTGCACGGACCAGTACATCGTGCAGCGTGTGTTGTCGGCGAAGGACCTGCCGACGGCCCGCCGGGGTGCGTTGTTTGGCGGCGTGCTGAAGTTGTGGCCGGTGTTGATCTTCCTGATCCCGGGCATGATCGGCTGGGCTTTGCACCAGAAGGGGATCATCCAGCTGCCGCCCAAGATTGTGAACGGCGAGGTGGTGGCGCCCATTGACGGTGACCAGGTGTTTCCCTCGCTGGTGCGGTTGTTGTTGCCGCCGGGGATTCGGGGTCTGATTGTGGCCTGTTTGTTGGCGGCGTTGATGAGTTCGCTGGCGTCGCTGTTTAATTCCAGCGCCTCTTTGTTCACCGTGGATATTTACGAGAAGATCCGTCCCGGGCAATCCGAGCAGCACCTGTTGATGGTGGGCCGGATTGCCACGGCGACCGTGGTGATCCTGGGGATCATCTGGATACCGGTGATGGCGAAGGTTTCGGGCGGTGGGTTGTACCAGTATCTGCAGAGTGTGCAGGGGTATTTGGCCCCGCCCATCACCGCGGTGTTCTTCCTCGGGCTGTTCTGGAAACGGCTGAACAGTGTGGGGGCGACCTGGGCCCTCGCCACGGGCTTTGTGCTGGGGATGCTGAAGCTGACGATCCAGGTCTTCTTTGGAAAGGAGAAGCAGTTCCAGGAACCGGCCTGGCTGGCGGCGATCGGGGATTTCAACTTCCTGTATGCGACCGGTGTGTTGTTTGCCATCAGTGCCATTGTCATGGTGGTGGCTTCGTTGTTAACGCCCCCTCCGCCGGAGGAAAAGGTGCGCGGGTTGACCTACGGTTCGATTCACCAGGAAGCAGCCGAGGAGATCCGGAAGAGCTGGGATGCCGGGAACATCTTCATGGCGCTTTTCATCCTGGTGTGCGTGCTGGGGATGTACCTGTACTTCAGCTTCTGGCTGAGCTGA